One Alkalicoccus halolimnae DNA segment encodes these proteins:
- a CDS encoding GntR family transcriptional regulator has product MLDSFERMTLSQKVAETIATQIVEGEMKPGTRLLEQELVEMFGTSRAPIREALYLLENQGIVERLPRRGVFVKKYTRKEVFDLYEVVYSLTHMALMKAVDTSLQEQLDELYQLIQKSEATIEEREIKNCFHLVERIHLLLFELPNNQVLQEVYQRLNKRWTTFRYLTLSHPISLERSIAEYKEIVMGIEAKNKEQITRVLKQKETRALSILEKLIDEDGS; this is encoded by the coding sequence ATGCTGGATTCTTTTGAAAGAATGACTTTATCCCAAAAAGTCGCAGAAACGATTGCGACACAAATTGTCGAAGGAGAAATGAAACCGGGTACGCGTCTGCTGGAACAGGAACTGGTCGAGATGTTCGGCACCAGCAGGGCTCCGATCCGGGAAGCTTTGTATCTTCTGGAGAACCAGGGCATCGTGGAACGATTACCGAGACGAGGTGTTTTCGTAAAGAAATATACGCGAAAAGAAGTATTCGATCTTTATGAAGTAGTGTACAGCCTGACGCATATGGCCTTGATGAAAGCAGTAGACACAAGCCTTCAGGAACAGCTGGATGAACTTTATCAATTAATACAAAAGAGTGAGGCGACGATTGAAGAGAGAGAGATTAAAAACTGTTTCCATCTTGTAGAGAGAATTCATCTGCTTCTGTTTGAACTTCCGAATAATCAGGTACTTCAGGAAGTATATCAGCGGTTAAATAAACGGTGGACGACGTTCCGCTATTTAACGCTGTCCCACCCGATCAGTCTGGAGCGTTCCATTGCCGAGTACAAAGAAATTGTGATGGGCATTGAAGCGAAAAACAAAGAACAGATCACCCGGGTACTCAAGCAGAAAGAAACACGTGCACTCTCTATTCTGGAAAAGTTAATTGATGAGGACGGTTCATGA
- a CDS encoding TRAP transporter permease, protein MSDEKKVSTADEKEAAVEFISNQRRLTGWVRWLFGIIAVLGSLYHLYILNLNPIDPWVFRSTHLAFGAVLGFLLYPGWRTKSNKIHVIDWILMIVSVYIAYYIYANLDQALFRFGVAPTDMDFYVSLAGVLIVFELARRASGLALPILAGIFVLYAFLGPYLPGILGHQGYSMDRFFTYMFSLDGVFGVTLDVSSKYIVLFIVFGAFLQMSKVGDYFMDIAFYAAGGMRGGPAKVSVFSSALMGMMNGTSAGNAVATGSLTIPLMKRTGYPPKFAAATEATASAGGQLLPPIMGAGAFLMAEILGIAYTEVIIAALIPALLYFVSVYFMVDFEALKRNMKGLPRKELPQMKNIIKKLYLLVPIILLIFMLVNGFSIIRSGTVAIISSFVVSWFHPSTRMGLKKVMLALELGMKQAVQLIAVVACAGVIVGVIALTGVGMAFSSMLLTIADNNVLLAMIFAMLLSILLGMGMPTTAAYAIAASVVAPGLIQIGVEPIVAHMFVFYYAVISAITPPVALAAYAAAGVAGTEPMRTGVQAFKLGLAAFIVPFMFFYSPQLLLITEPNAQLIFVIGTALIGVYLLSASVQGWFYKREAGWIVRIMLFTAAILFILANIMLDAAAVVLVVGALLLQLREPKPKFQESTA, encoded by the coding sequence TTGTCAGATGAAAAGAAAGTGTCAACGGCCGATGAGAAAGAAGCAGCAGTGGAATTTATATCAAACCAGCGGAGGCTGACAGGCTGGGTCAGATGGCTGTTTGGTATTATAGCAGTTCTTGGATCACTGTATCACCTGTACATTCTTAACTTAAACCCTATCGATCCCTGGGTTTTCCGGAGCACCCACCTAGCCTTTGGTGCTGTTCTTGGTTTCTTGTTATATCCGGGATGGAGAACGAAGTCGAATAAAATTCATGTCATTGACTGGATTTTAATGATCGTGAGTGTGTACATTGCCTACTACATTTACGCGAACCTGGATCAGGCCCTTTTCCGTTTTGGAGTAGCTCCGACAGACATGGATTTTTATGTTTCTCTGGCGGGTGTGCTGATTGTATTTGAACTCGCCCGGAGAGCCAGCGGTCTGGCGCTTCCAATTCTGGCAGGGATCTTTGTTCTTTACGCTTTTTTAGGTCCTTATCTACCAGGCATCCTTGGTCACCAGGGCTATAGTATGGACCGCTTCTTTACCTACATGTTCAGTCTCGATGGCGTATTCGGGGTCACCTTGGACGTCTCCTCCAAATATATTGTATTGTTCATCGTATTTGGCGCGTTTCTGCAGATGTCTAAAGTAGGGGACTACTTTATGGATATCGCCTTTTACGCAGCGGGAGGAATGAGAGGGGGACCTGCCAAAGTTTCCGTTTTCTCCTCTGCACTCATGGGGATGATGAACGGGACGTCTGCCGGAAACGCGGTAGCGACAGGGTCCTTGACGATTCCTCTGATGAAACGGACAGGGTATCCGCCGAAATTCGCTGCGGCAACGGAAGCAACAGCTTCCGCAGGCGGACAGCTGCTGCCGCCGATTATGGGAGCCGGCGCTTTTCTTATGGCTGAAATTCTCGGTATCGCTTATACCGAGGTCATTATCGCCGCCTTAATTCCAGCGCTTCTGTACTTCGTATCTGTCTATTTTATGGTGGATTTCGAAGCACTAAAGCGGAATATGAAAGGGCTTCCGAGAAAAGAACTTCCACAGATGAAGAACATTATTAAAAAACTTTACCTTCTCGTCCCAATTATTTTATTGATTTTTATGCTCGTTAACGGCTTCTCCATTATCCGCTCCGGTACCGTGGCGATTATCTCCTCCTTCGTTGTAAGCTGGTTCCATCCTTCTACACGAATGGGATTAAAGAAAGTCATGCTCGCTCTGGAGCTTGGAATGAAGCAGGCGGTACAGCTGATAGCGGTAGTTGCCTGTGCGGGTGTTATCGTTGGGGTTATTGCCTTAACCGGTGTTGGAATGGCCTTTAGTTCCATGCTTTTGACGATTGCAGACAATAACGTGCTGCTGGCGATGATCTTTGCGATGCTGCTTTCCATTCTTTTAGGGATGGGAATGCCGACGACAGCAGCCTATGCTATCGCAGCCTCTGTAGTTGCCCCGGGACTGATACAAATTGGCGTAGAGCCGATTGTAGCCCACATGTTTGTGTTCTATTATGCCGTTATTTCCGCAATCACCCCGCCTGTGGCTCTGGCAGCTTATGCGGCAGCCGGAGTGGCCGGAACCGAGCCGATGCGGACCGGGGTTCAGGCATTTAAACTGGGGCTGGCAGCGTTTATTGTACCGTTTATGTTTTTCTACAGCCCGCAGCTCTTGTTGATCACGGAACCAAATGCGCAGTTAATCTTCGTTATTGGAACGGCGCTCATCGGTGTTTATCTGCTGTCTGCCTCTGTACAAGGATGGTTTTATAAGCGGGAGGCCGGCTGGATTGTACGTATTATGCTCTTTACAGCCGCGATTCTTTTCATTCTTGCCAACATTATGCTGGACGCAGCGGCTGTAGTACTCGTTGTTGGAGCCTTGCTTCTTCAGCTTAGAGAGCCGAAGCCGAAATTCCAGGAAAGTACTGCATAA
- a CDS encoding SLC13 family permease translates to MSSDDLWTEKKQTDKNTYIFIAASLFFLFLLFFFHYLHIPWQANAALSILFYSLILWALEPVPFGMTSLITLLLLLLLQAASMDTVFSGFASPAVFLIIAGIMIAKGVNETRLLDRITYFLLSKSGGSPGLLFVIIFLLIQVQALFIPAASVRITLILPIVLMVISYVNTSRQSNFNRLMLVGTAYAGNISGMGVLTAGVANILTVEMLAVYHGSTLNYFQWLVYAFPLWTGASVFVILFLLWFYPPEKMDLSGLQKDMKKKRLEMGKLDAAEVKCICILLLAVALWMTEPFHGLHPVFPALAAAVLMGLPGSGFTSWQRLVQIDFDLIILIGATLSLGFALIESGAVEIVTEIVTTDWVVQLASSTWVMVLMVIVLTQFYHLIVTNINTAVVTMVPFLISFSHQLGHDPIMIVFISSVSTLFGFVLVVQTIPNVLVYNTGLIRAREFIAPGIGASIITMVLTGLVAFTYWRGVQFWP, encoded by the coding sequence ATGAGCAGCGATGACCTCTGGACCGAAAAGAAGCAGACAGATAAAAATACGTATATTTTTATTGCTGCTTCTCTTTTTTTCCTCTTTCTCCTCTTCTTCTTTCACTACCTTCACATTCCTTGGCAGGCCAATGCCGCGCTGAGTATCCTCTTTTACAGTCTGATTCTCTGGGCACTCGAACCCGTCCCGTTCGGAATGACTTCTCTTATTACTTTATTACTTCTCCTATTGCTGCAGGCAGCTTCGATGGACACAGTCTTCAGCGGTTTTGCCTCGCCTGCCGTATTTTTAATAATCGCAGGGATCATGATTGCCAAAGGTGTCAATGAAACGAGGCTTCTGGATCGTATCACCTATTTCCTGTTATCGAAGAGCGGGGGAAGTCCAGGGCTTCTTTTCGTGATCATCTTTCTGCTGATCCAGGTGCAGGCCCTGTTTATTCCGGCTGCTTCTGTCAGGATAACTTTGATTCTTCCGATTGTGTTAATGGTTATCTCCTACGTTAACACGTCCCGGCAGTCCAACTTTAACCGCCTGATGCTTGTGGGAACGGCGTATGCCGGCAATATCAGCGGCATGGGTGTATTAACAGCAGGAGTGGCCAATATTCTTACCGTGGAAATGCTCGCGGTCTATCACGGAAGCACGCTGAATTACTTCCAGTGGCTGGTCTATGCGTTTCCTTTATGGACGGGAGCTTCCGTGTTCGTCATTCTGTTTCTGCTGTGGTTTTATCCTCCTGAAAAAATGGATCTGTCCGGACTGCAGAAAGATATGAAAAAAAAGCGGCTGGAAATGGGAAAACTGGATGCTGCCGAAGTGAAGTGCATCTGCATTCTCTTATTGGCCGTCGCTTTATGGATGACAGAGCCTTTTCATGGTCTGCACCCCGTCTTTCCGGCACTTGCTGCCGCCGTCCTGATGGGGCTTCCCGGAAGTGGTTTTACGAGCTGGCAGCGGCTCGTGCAGATTGATTTTGATTTAATTATTCTTATCGGCGCTACACTTTCGCTTGGATTCGCGCTGATTGAAAGCGGTGCGGTCGAAATTGTCACAGAAATAGTCACGACAGACTGGGTAGTCCAGCTCGCTTCATCGACGTGGGTGATGGTATTGATGGTGATCGTCCTCACGCAGTTTTATCATCTCATTGTTACGAACATCAATACCGCGGTCGTAACGATGGTGCCATTTTTAATCTCTTTTTCCCACCAGCTCGGGCATGACCCGATCATGATCGTGTTTATCAGTTCCGTCAGTACACTGTTTGGGTTCGTACTCGTCGTGCAGACGATTCCAAACGTCCTCG